One Salvelinus sp. IW2-2015 linkage group LG4q.2, ASM291031v2, whole genome shotgun sequence DNA window includes the following coding sequences:
- the LOC111963178 gene encoding polyadenylate-binding protein 4 isoform X2, producing MLFPRSLFPRPQNNPERALDTMNFDVVKGKPIRIMWSQRDPSLRKSGVGNVFIKNLDKTIDNKALYDTFSAFGNILSCKVVCDENGSKGYAFVHFETQDAADRAIEKMNGMLLNDRKVFVGRFKSRKEREAELGAKAKEFTNVYIKNFGDDMNDDKLKEMFDQYGRILSVKVMTDPSGKSRGFGFVSYEKHEDANKACEEMNGQEFNGKTVFVGRAQKKIERQGELKRKFEMLKQERISRYQGVNLYIKNLDDTIDDEKLRKEFTPFGSITSAKVMLEEGRSKGFGLVCFSSPEEATKAVTEMNGRIVGSKPLYVALAQRKEERKAHLTNQYMQRITGMRAMPANAIINQFQPASGYFMPAVPQGQNRTTYYAPNQLTQMRPNPRWQQQGGRGQGGFQGMPNSLRQPGPRANLRHLAPNASAQGPRGMGPAGAQRVGGAGQAMGPRPSMGVPAPRAMPPYKYATSIRNTNPQVVQPIALQQAQPAVHVQGQEPLTSSMLASAPPQEQKQMLGERLFPLIQGMHPSLAGKITGMLLEIDNSELLHMLESHESLRSKVEEAVAVLQAHQAKKDATQKVGVIPTTTAASTS from the exons ATGCTTTTCCCACGCAGTCTCTTTCCCCGGCCACAAAACAACC CCGAGAGAGCCCTGGACACCATGAACTTTGATGTGGTGAAAGGGAAGCCAATCAGAATcatgtggtcacagagagacccCTCACTCAGGAAGTCTGGGGTGGGCAACGTGTTCATCAAGAACCTGGACAAGACCATCGACAACAAGGCACTCTATGACACCTTCTCTGCCTTTGGGAACATCCTGTCTTGCAAA GTTGTGTGTGATGAGAATGGATCCAAAGGATATGCGTTTGTGCACTTTGAGACGCAGGACGCAGCTGACCGCGCCATTGAAAAGATGAACGGCATGCTTCTGAACGACCGCAAGGT GTTCGTTGGACGTTTCAAGTCTcggaaggagagggaggcagaactCGGGGCCAAGGCAAAGGAGTTCACCAACGTCTACATCAAGAACTTTGGAGACGACATGAATGATGACAAGCTAAAGGAAATGTTTGACCAATACG GTAGAATTCTCAGTGTGAAGGTTATGACCGACCCTAGTGGCAAATCTCGAGGCTTTGGCTTTGTGAGTTACGAGAAACACGAGGATGCTAACAAG GCATGTGAGGAGATGAACGGCCAAGAGTTCAATGGGAAAACTGTGTTTGTGGGACGCGCTCAGAAGAAGATTGAACGGCAGGGGGAGCTGAAGAGGAAGTTTGAgatgctgaaacaggagaggATCAGCCGTTACCAG GGCGTTAATCTTTACATTAAGAACTTGGATGACACCATAGACGATGAGAAACTGCGCAAGGAATTCACCCCATTCGGGTCCATCACCAGTGCCAAA gtgatgcTGGAGGAGGGGCGGTCCAAGGGCTTTGGGTTRGTCTGCTTCTCCTCTCCTGAGGAGGCCACCAAGGCTGTGACTGAGATGAACGGGCGCATTGTGGGCTCCAAGCCCCTCTACGTGGCCTTGGCTCAGCGCAAAGAAGAGCGCAAGGCCCACCTCACTAACCAGTACATGCAGCGCATCACTGGCATGAGGGCCATGCCTGCCAACGCCATCATCAACCAGTTCCAGCCCGCCAGCGGATACTTCATGCCTGCAGTGCCTCAG GGCCAAAACAGGACCACCTACTATGCACCCAATCAGCTGACCCAGATGAGGCCCAACCCCCGCTGGCAGCAGCAGGGTGGCAGAGGCCAAG gtGGGTTCCAGGGGATGCCCAACTCCCTGCGCCAGCCTGGTCCACGTGCCAACCTGAGACACTTGGCTCCCAACGCCAGCGCCCAGGGCCCACGAGGCATGGGGCCTGCTGGAGCTCAAAGAGTTG GAGGTGCTGGCCAGGCCATGGGTCCTCGTCCCTCCATGGGAGTCCCTGCCCCTCGTGCCATGCCACCCTACAAGTACGCCACCAGCATACGCAACACTAACCCCCAAGTGGTGCAGCCCATCGCCTTACAGCAG GCTCAGCCAGCTGTACATGTGCAGGGTCAGGAGCCTCTCACATCCTCCATGCTGGCTTCTGCACCCCCTCAGGAGCAGAAGCAGATGCTGG gggagCGCCTGTTCCCCCTGATCCAGGGCATGCACCCCAGCTTGGCAGGGAAGATCACTGGGATGCTGCTTGAGATTGACAACTCTGAGCTGCTGCACATGCTGGAGTCCCACGAATCCCTGCGCTCCAAG gtgGAGGAGGCTGTTGCCGTTCTGCAGGCCCACCAGGCAAAGAAGGATGCCACGCAGAAAGTGGGAGTCATCCCTACAACCACTGCTGCCTCTACTTCCTGA
- the LOC111963178 gene encoding polyadenylate-binding protein 4 isoform X1, with protein sequence MNTETTGSYPMASLYVGDLHPDITEAMLYEKFSPAGPVLSIRVCRDMITRRSLGYAYVNFSQPTDAERALDTMNFDVVKGKPIRIMWSQRDPSLRKSGVGNVFIKNLDKTIDNKALYDTFSAFGNILSCKVVCDENGSKGYAFVHFETQDAADRAIEKMNGMLLNDRKVFVGRFKSRKEREAELGAKAKEFTNVYIKNFGDDMNDDKLKEMFDQYGRILSVKVMTDPSGKSRGFGFVSYEKHEDANKACEEMNGQEFNGKTVFVGRAQKKIERQGELKRKFEMLKQERISRYQGVNLYIKNLDDTIDDEKLRKEFTPFGSITSAKVMLEEGRSKGFGLVCFSSPEEATKAVTEMNGRIVGSKPLYVALAQRKEERKAHLTNQYMQRITGMRAMPANAIINQFQPASGYFMPAVPQGQNRTTYYAPNQLTQMRPNPRWQQQGGRGQGGFQGMPNSLRQPGPRANLRHLAPNASAQGPRGMGPAGAQRVGGAGQAMGPRPSMGVPAPRAMPPYKYATSIRNTNPQVVQPIALQQAQPAVHVQGQEPLTSSMLASAPPQEQKQMLGERLFPLIQGMHPSLAGKITGMLLEIDNSELLHMLESHESLRSKVEEAVAVLQAHQAKKDATQKVGVIPTTTAASTS encoded by the exons ATGAACACAGAGACTACAGGGAGTTATCCAATGGCTTCTCTCTATGTTGGCGATCTGCACCCTGATATCACGGAGGCTATGCTGTATGAGAAATTCAGCCCAGCAGGACCGGTGTTGTCTATTCGAGTATGTCGTGATATGATCACCCGACGCTCTCTGGGTTATGCCTATGTGAATTTCTCGCAACCCACCGACG CCGAGAGAGCCCTGGACACCATGAACTTTGATGTGGTGAAAGGGAAGCCAATCAGAATcatgtggtcacagagagacccCTCACTCAGGAAGTCTGGGGTGGGCAACGTGTTCATCAAGAACCTGGACAAGACCATCGACAACAAGGCACTCTATGACACCTTCTCTGCCTTTGGGAACATCCTGTCTTGCAAA GTTGTGTGTGATGAGAATGGATCCAAAGGATATGCGTTTGTGCACTTTGAGACGCAGGACGCAGCTGACCGCGCCATTGAAAAGATGAACGGCATGCTTCTGAACGACCGCAAGGT GTTCGTTGGACGTTTCAAGTCTcggaaggagagggaggcagaactCGGGGCCAAGGCAAAGGAGTTCACCAACGTCTACATCAAGAACTTTGGAGACGACATGAATGATGACAAGCTAAAGGAAATGTTTGACCAATACG GTAGAATTCTCAGTGTGAAGGTTATGACCGACCCTAGTGGCAAATCTCGAGGCTTTGGCTTTGTGAGTTACGAGAAACACGAGGATGCTAACAAG GCATGTGAGGAGATGAACGGCCAAGAGTTCAATGGGAAAACTGTGTTTGTGGGACGCGCTCAGAAGAAGATTGAACGGCAGGGGGAGCTGAAGAGGAAGTTTGAgatgctgaaacaggagaggATCAGCCGTTACCAG GGCGTTAATCTTTACATTAAGAACTTGGATGACACCATAGACGATGAGAAACTGCGCAAGGAATTCACCCCATTCGGGTCCATCACCAGTGCCAAA gtgatgcTGGAGGAGGGGCGGTCCAAGGGCTTTGGGTTRGTCTGCTTCTCCTCTCCTGAGGAGGCCACCAAGGCTGTGACTGAGATGAACGGGCGCATTGTGGGCTCCAAGCCCCTCTACGTGGCCTTGGCTCAGCGCAAAGAAGAGCGCAAGGCCCACCTCACTAACCAGTACATGCAGCGCATCACTGGCATGAGGGCCATGCCTGCCAACGCCATCATCAACCAGTTCCAGCCCGCCAGCGGATACTTCATGCCTGCAGTGCCTCAG GGCCAAAACAGGACCACCTACTATGCACCCAATCAGCTGACCCAGATGAGGCCCAACCCCCGCTGGCAGCAGCAGGGTGGCAGAGGCCAAG gtGGGTTCCAGGGGATGCCCAACTCCCTGCGCCAGCCTGGTCCACGTGCCAACCTGAGACACTTGGCTCCCAACGCCAGCGCCCAGGGCCCACGAGGCATGGGGCCTGCTGGAGCTCAAAGAGTTG GAGGTGCTGGCCAGGCCATGGGTCCTCGTCCCTCCATGGGAGTCCCTGCCCCTCGTGCCATGCCACCCTACAAGTACGCCACCAGCATACGCAACACTAACCCCCAAGTGGTGCAGCCCATCGCCTTACAGCAG GCTCAGCCAGCTGTACATGTGCAGGGTCAGGAGCCTCTCACATCCTCCATGCTGGCTTCTGCACCCCCTCAGGAGCAGAAGCAGATGCTGG gggagCGCCTGTTCCCCCTGATCCAGGGCATGCACCCCAGCTTGGCAGGGAAGATCACTGGGATGCTGCTTGAGATTGACAACTCTGAGCTGCTGCACATGCTGGAGTCCCACGAATCCCTGCGCTCCAAG gtgGAGGAGGCTGTTGCCGTTCTGCAGGCCCACCAGGCAAAGAAGGATGCCACGCAGAAAGTGGGAGTCATCCCTACAACCACTGCTGCCTCTACTTCCTGA